A window of the Microbacterium sp. LWH13-1.2 genome harbors these coding sequences:
- the carA gene encoding glutamine-hydrolyzing carbamoyl-phosphate synthase small subunit codes for MTALPEPAVLVLEDGTRHTGRAYGALGTTIGEVVFATGMSGYQETLTDPSYAGQIVLQTAPHIGNTGMNDEDPESRRIWVAGYIVRDPSRVVSNWRANASLDEVLVQDGIVGISGIDTRSITRHIRSAGSMRGGIFSGEAARLDEGEQLRLVREAPEMAGQNLSAQVSVDVATVTTAMGERVGNLAVLDLGVKQATIDNLAARGFEVHVLPQNVTIDDIRSIDPVAVFYSNGPGDPAASGDHVELLRAVLDDGLPFFGICFGNQLLGRALGLGTYKLPFGHRGINQPVLDKSTGRVEITAHNHGFAVDAPLEGSFDSPNGYGKVEVSHVGLNDNVVEGLRALDIPAFSVQYHPEAAAGPHDANYLFDRFRDMVIASKKDAK; via the coding sequence ATGACAGCCCTCCCCGAACCCGCCGTCCTCGTCCTCGAAGACGGGACCCGTCACACCGGCCGCGCCTATGGCGCGCTGGGAACCACCATCGGCGAGGTCGTCTTCGCCACCGGCATGTCCGGCTACCAGGAGACGCTCACCGACCCGTCGTACGCCGGACAGATCGTGCTGCAGACGGCGCCGCACATCGGCAACACCGGCATGAACGACGAGGACCCCGAGTCGCGTCGCATCTGGGTGGCCGGCTACATCGTGCGGGACCCCTCACGCGTCGTCTCGAACTGGCGCGCGAACGCCTCGCTCGACGAGGTGCTGGTGCAGGACGGCATCGTCGGCATCAGCGGCATCGACACCCGCTCGATCACGCGCCACATCCGGTCGGCCGGCTCCATGCGCGGCGGCATCTTCTCGGGTGAGGCCGCGCGGCTCGACGAGGGGGAGCAGCTGCGCCTCGTACGCGAGGCCCCGGAGATGGCCGGTCAGAACCTCTCGGCTCAGGTCTCCGTCGACGTCGCGACGGTGACGACGGCGATGGGGGAGAGGGTCGGCAACCTCGCAGTCCTCGACCTCGGCGTCAAGCAGGCCACGATCGACAACCTCGCAGCCCGCGGGTTCGAGGTGCACGTCCTGCCGCAGAACGTCACGATCGATGACATCCGATCGATCGATCCGGTCGCGGTCTTCTACTCGAACGGCCCCGGCGATCCCGCGGCATCCGGCGACCACGTCGAACTGCTGCGCGCAGTCCTCGACGACGGCCTCCCGTTCTTCGGCATCTGCTTCGGCAACCAGCTGCTCGGTCGCGCGCTGGGCCTCGGCACCTACAAGCTGCCGTTCGGTCACCGCGGCATCAACCAGCCCGTGCTCGACAAATCGACCGGTCGGGTCGAGATCACCGCGCACAACCACGGCTTCGCGGTCGACGCACCGCTCGAGGGCTCCTTCGACAGCCCGAACGGCTACGGCAAGGTCGAGGTCAGCCACGTCGGTCTGAACGACAACGTGGTGGAGGGCCTCCGCGCCCTCGACATCCCCGCGTTCTCGGTGCAGTACCACCCCGAGGCGGCCGCAGGCCCCCACGACGCCAACTACCTCTTCGACCGGTTCCGCGACATGGTCATCGCCAGCAAGAAGGACGCCAAGTAA
- the gmk gene encoding guanylate kinase, which yields MAESRPVPEVDRAAAARKAVERRRARASLKRDLTMRVVTPQTVLDRATADPDSVEGSMRITDFLLALPAIGAGKRDRILDELHISPVKRLGGLGVRQRVALSQWLDSRFPVLEPRGARSRLLVLAGPTAVGKGTVAAHIRENNPEIHLSVSATTRPARPGEVDGVHYYFVDDAEFDRLIAEDELLEYAVVHNRSRYGTPRAPIDAALAEGKTVLLEIDLQGARQVRKAEPAATLIFLLPPTWDELVQRLVGRGTEGAEERARRLRTAKVELAAQNEFDHLIVNEDVATAAAEVVELSSSSAR from the coding sequence GTGGCTGAGTCTCGTCCGGTTCCCGAGGTCGATCGTGCCGCCGCCGCCCGCAAGGCCGTCGAGCGACGACGTGCACGTGCCTCGCTCAAGCGCGATCTGACCATGCGCGTCGTGACCCCGCAGACCGTCCTCGACCGCGCGACGGCCGACCCGGACTCGGTCGAGGGCTCGATGCGGATCACCGACTTCCTGCTCGCCCTCCCGGCGATCGGCGCGGGAAAGCGCGACCGTATCCTCGACGAGCTGCACATCTCGCCGGTCAAGCGCCTGGGGGGCCTGGGCGTCCGTCAGCGCGTCGCCCTTTCGCAGTGGCTCGACTCGCGCTTCCCCGTGCTCGAGCCGCGCGGAGCCCGCAGCCGTCTGCTCGTCCTGGCGGGTCCCACCGCGGTGGGCAAGGGAACGGTCGCCGCCCACATCCGCGAGAACAATCCCGAGATCCACCTGTCGGTCTCGGCGACCACCCGACCCGCTCGCCCCGGCGAGGTCGACGGAGTGCACTACTACTTCGTCGACGACGCCGAGTTCGACCGGTTGATCGCCGAGGACGAGCTGCTCGAATACGCCGTCGTGCACAACCGCTCGCGATACGGCACGCCCCGGGCACCGATCGATGCCGCGCTGGCCGAGGGCAAGACGGTTCTGCTCGAGATCGATCTGCAGGGCGCGCGTCAGGTGCGCAAGGCCGAGCCCGCCGCGACCCTGATCTTCCTCCTGCCGCCGACGTGGGACGAACTCGTCCAGCGACTGGTCGGACGAGGCACCGAAGGCGCCGAGGAACGGGCTCGTCGCCTTCGCACCGCGAAGGTCGAACTGGCCGCGCAGAACGAGTTCGACCACCTGATCGTGAACGAGGACGTCGCCACCGCTGCCGCGGAGGTCGTAGAATTGTCTTCGAGCTCTGCGCGCTGA
- the metK gene encoding methionine adenosyltransferase — translation MSALRLFTSESVTEGHPDKICDQISDSILDGLIAKDRDSRVAVETLVTTGLVHVAGEIRTEAYVDIPTIVRQVVNRIGYTSSETGFDGDSCGVSISVGEQSTDIAHGVDSAQEHRDGGSIDPLDGLGAGDQGIMFGFATNETPQLMPMAAWTAHRIAERLTEVRRSGALPFLRPDGKTQVTLGYDGFTPKTVDAVVLSTQHHPDISQDELKAQVRQHVIAPVLESTGLDLDDITYYINPAGPFVTGGPKGDAGLTGRKIIIDTYGGAARHGGGAFSGKDPSKVDRSGAYATRWVAKNAVAAGLADRLEVQVAYAIGVARPVGLYVETFGTGKVSDEVITRAISEVFDLRPQAIIEQLDLLRPIYAQTAAYGHFGRELPEFTWERTDRAEELRRAAGL, via the coding sequence ATGAGCGCCCTGCGTCTGTTCACGTCCGAGTCCGTCACCGAGGGGCACCCGGACAAGATCTGCGACCAGATCTCGGACAGCATCCTCGACGGGCTCATCGCGAAGGACCGGGATTCCCGCGTCGCGGTCGAGACCCTCGTCACCACGGGTCTCGTGCACGTCGCCGGCGAGATCCGCACCGAGGCCTACGTCGACATCCCGACCATCGTCCGCCAGGTCGTGAACCGCATCGGGTACACCTCGAGCGAGACGGGCTTCGACGGCGACTCCTGCGGCGTCAGCATCTCGGTCGGCGAGCAGTCGACGGACATCGCGCACGGCGTCGACAGTGCCCAGGAGCACCGGGACGGCGGATCGATCGATCCCCTCGACGGGCTCGGAGCGGGCGATCAGGGCATCATGTTCGGGTTCGCCACGAACGAGACGCCGCAGCTGATGCCGATGGCCGCGTGGACGGCGCACCGCATCGCGGAGCGGCTGACCGAGGTCCGCCGCTCCGGCGCTCTGCCGTTCCTGCGGCCCGACGGCAAGACGCAGGTCACGCTCGGGTACGACGGCTTCACGCCGAAGACCGTCGACGCCGTCGTCCTCTCGACGCAGCACCACCCCGACATCTCGCAGGACGAGCTCAAGGCGCAGGTGCGCCAGCACGTGATCGCCCCTGTCCTCGAGTCGACGGGGCTCGATCTCGACGACATCACGTACTACATCAACCCCGCAGGCCCGTTCGTCACCGGTGGCCCCAAGGGCGACGCCGGTCTCACCGGGCGCAAGATCATCATCGACACGTACGGCGGCGCAGCTCGTCACGGTGGTGGCGCGTTCAGCGGCAAGGACCCGTCCAAGGTCGACCGATCGGGTGCCTACGCGACCCGGTGGGTCGCGAAGAACGCGGTTGCCGCTGGTCTCGCCGACCGCCTCGAGGTGCAGGTCGCGTATGCGATCGGCGTGGCACGCCCCGTCGGCCTCTACGTCGAGACCTTCGGCACGGGCAAGGTCTCAGACGAGGTCATCACGCGTGCGATCAGCGAGGTCTTCGATCTGCGCCCGCAGGCGATCATCGAGCAGCTCGACCTGCTCCGCCCGATCTACGCGCAGACCGCCGCCTACGGACACTTCGGGCGCGAGCTGCCGGAGTTCACGTGGGAGCGCACCGACCGCGCTGAAGAGCTGCGACGCGCCGCCGGCCTCTGA
- a CDS encoding primosomal protein N', which yields MTTQSRRIARVLLDSPLPQLDRLFDYALPDELGDVAPGVRVRVPLRTAGRVIDGYVIEVDTEDDADRPLSEVDGIVSQVPVLPDRLYRLARRAADRAAGSASDVLRLVIPKRQVRVEKAWKADSPPLVPTDEALTGAVGLITSYDGLEEVLESGGRAAVEAIPVHHDGAPGWAALLASSAARMLAAGKSSILVVPDHRDLDQLLAVLATTVPAEAVARYDSRQTNPDRYRSFLRSLEDAPSIVVGNRSAVYAPVRAGLVAVWDDGDPLLGEPLAPYINARDTALLRQEQEESALLFVGHTRTTDVERLVAHGWLQDVRAARRVLPRVVLSTPQEMDAPTAQRMPSSAFLSARNAAAEGPVLVQVSRPGFAPSLVCAECRAPARCAHCGGPLGAKHRGAVPVCAWCGRGARAWACPACSSTKLRLASSGSERTADELGKAFPGIRVIVADSAHPVEHVADKPSLVVATRGAEPLADGGYRAVVLLDGPRMLQAPDLRIGEACLRWWSNAAALAAPGAPIHLVGVDGSIARALATWNQSGYARSELAERAPLHMPPATRVALVEGTTAAVARALASLQELKLPGDAVLGPVPIESDDHPPRVRALVRFEYGAGAKVATTLRASVVAEAVSARRGKGKSTRSALSVRLDILDPEL from the coding sequence ATGACGACGCAGAGCCGACGCATCGCGCGGGTGCTGCTGGATTCGCCGCTCCCGCAGCTCGACAGACTCTTCGACTACGCGCTGCCGGACGAGCTCGGCGACGTCGCGCCGGGAGTCCGGGTGCGCGTGCCTCTCCGCACGGCAGGTCGGGTGATAGACGGCTACGTGATCGAGGTCGACACCGAAGACGACGCCGATCGACCGCTGTCCGAAGTCGACGGCATCGTGTCGCAGGTGCCGGTGCTGCCCGACCGCCTTTACCGTCTCGCGCGCCGTGCCGCAGACCGAGCGGCGGGTTCGGCGTCCGACGTGCTCCGACTCGTCATCCCGAAGAGACAGGTGCGCGTCGAGAAGGCCTGGAAGGCGGACTCGCCGCCGCTCGTTCCCACCGACGAGGCGCTCACGGGGGCGGTCGGACTCATCACGTCATACGACGGGCTCGAGGAGGTGCTTGAATCGGGCGGGCGCGCCGCCGTCGAGGCGATCCCGGTGCACCACGACGGCGCGCCTGGCTGGGCGGCGCTGCTCGCGTCATCTGCAGCACGCATGCTCGCTGCCGGCAAATCGAGCATCCTGGTCGTTCCGGATCACCGCGATCTCGATCAGCTCCTCGCCGTTCTCGCCACGACCGTCCCGGCCGAAGCCGTCGCCCGCTACGACTCGCGGCAGACCAACCCCGATCGCTATCGCTCTTTCCTCCGCTCGCTCGAAGACGCGCCGAGCATCGTCGTCGGCAACCGCTCCGCCGTGTACGCCCCCGTGCGCGCCGGGCTCGTCGCCGTATGGGACGACGGGGATCCGCTGCTCGGAGAGCCGCTCGCGCCCTACATCAACGCCAGGGACACGGCGCTTCTCCGTCAGGAACAGGAGGAGTCAGCGCTCCTGTTCGTCGGGCACACGCGCACCACAGACGTCGAACGTCTGGTCGCCCACGGCTGGCTGCAGGATGTCAGGGCGGCGCGGCGGGTCCTCCCGAGAGTGGTGCTGAGCACACCTCAGGAGATGGACGCCCCCACAGCGCAGCGGATGCCGTCGTCCGCGTTCCTCTCGGCACGCAACGCCGCGGCAGAGGGGCCAGTGCTGGTGCAGGTCTCCCGACCCGGGTTCGCGCCGTCGCTGGTCTGCGCCGAGTGCCGGGCTCCTGCCCGCTGCGCCCACTGCGGCGGTCCTCTCGGCGCGAAGCATCGCGGTGCGGTCCCCGTCTGCGCCTGGTGCGGGCGCGGTGCACGGGCGTGGGCCTGCCCTGCGTGCTCGTCGACGAAGCTCCGTCTCGCCTCGTCGGGCAGTGAGCGCACGGCCGACGAGCTGGGCAAGGCGTTCCCCGGCATTCGCGTGATCGTGGCCGACAGCGCGCACCCCGTGGAGCATGTCGCAGACAAGCCGTCGCTCGTGGTCGCGACGCGTGGAGCGGAACCGCTGGCCGACGGCGGCTACCGGGCGGTCGTCCTGCTCGACGGTCCGCGGATGCTGCAGGCACCCGATCTCCGCATCGGAGAGGCGTGCCTGCGCTGGTGGTCCAATGCCGCAGCTCTCGCGGCTCCCGGTGCCCCGATCCACCTCGTCGGAGTCGACGGCTCGATCGCTCGGGCACTCGCCACCTGGAACCAGTCCGGTTATGCGCGGTCCGAGCTCGCCGAACGCGCACCCCTGCATATGCCGCCGGCCACTCGCGTGGCGCTCGTCGAAGGCACTACGGCAGCCGTCGCCCGCGCACTGGCATCGCTGCAGGAACTCAAGCTCCCGGGAGATGCGGTTCTCGGCCCCGTGCCGATCGAGTCCGACGACCATCCGCCCCGGGTCCGCGCGCTCGTGCGCTTCGAATACGGCGCAGGTGCGAAGGTCGCGACGACGCTTCGCGCCTCGGTCGTCGCCGAAGCCGTGAGCGCCCGTCGGGGCAAGGGCAAGTCGACTCGGAGCGCGCTCTCGGTTCGGCTCGATATCCTCGACCCAGAGCTCTGA
- the carB gene encoding carbamoyl-phosphate synthase large subunit, with amino-acid sequence MPKRDDINSVLVIGSGPIVIGQACEFDYSGTQACRVLREEGVRVILVNSNPATIMTDPDFADATYIEPITWQVIETIIAKERPDAILPTLGGQTALNAAIELHNHGILEKYDVELIGASFEAINKGEDRQIFKQLVLDAGADVARSIIAHTMDDLLEGAAELGYPLVVRPSFTMGGLGSGFAYDEEDLRRIGGAGLRDSPTTEVLLEESILGWKEYELELMRDTADNTVVVCSIENVDPVGVHTGDSITVAPALTLTDREYQKLRDIGIDIIRAVGVDTGGCNIQFAVDPSNGRIIVIEMNPRVSRSSALASKATGFPIAKLAAKLALGYRLDEIPNDITGVTPASFEPTLDYVVVKVPRFAFEKFPAADATLTTTMKSVGEAMAIGRNYATALQKALRSLEKRGSSFHWGTEERSVEELLETSKVPTDGRIVTLQQALRKGATVEQAFDATAIDPWFIDQIVLINEVAEIVAAAPELDAATLRYAKEHGFSDAQIAELRGEKEAEIRGVRHGLGIRPVFKTVDTCAGEFPALTPYHYSSYDFETEVTPSDRTKVVIIGSGPNRIGQGVEFDYSCVHASFALSDAGFETIMVNCNPETVSTDYDTSDRLYFEPLTLEDVLEVLDAEAASGTILGVVCQLGGQTPLGLAKGIEAAGYQVLGTSPEAIDIAEERELFSQLLDAAGLIAPRHGTAVDADGAVAVAEEIGYPVLVRPSFVLGGRGMEIVYSSESLREYFVRTAGEVIIEEGKPLLVDRFLDDAIELDVDALYDGTELFIGGVMEHLEEAGIHSGDSSCTLPPVSLGRTDIDRVREATLAIAKGVGVRGLLNVQFAISAGVLYVIEANPRASRTVPFVSKALGIPMAKAASRVMVGSTIAELRAEGMLPEQDGSRVPLDAPVSVKEAVLPFKRFRTADGKTVDSILGPEMRSTGEVMGIDRDFPTAFAKSQAAAYGGMPTSGTVFISVADSDKRAVILPAHRLQQLGFTIVATEGTAEILSRNGIAVTVVEKYSETQESGATNIVDLINEGAIDIVVNTPSGGAARADGYEIRAAAVAADKALFTTMAVLGAAVSGMDAAHEGFQVKSLQEYALDRKAAL; translated from the coding sequence ATGCCCAAGCGCGACGACATCAACTCCGTTCTCGTCATCGGCTCCGGCCCGATCGTCATCGGTCAGGCCTGTGAGTTCGACTACTCCGGCACCCAGGCGTGCCGCGTCCTCCGCGAGGAGGGCGTGCGGGTCATCCTGGTCAACTCGAACCCGGCGACGATCATGACCGACCCCGACTTCGCCGATGCGACGTACATCGAGCCGATCACCTGGCAGGTCATCGAGACCATCATCGCCAAGGAACGCCCCGACGCGATCCTGCCGACCCTCGGCGGTCAGACGGCGCTGAACGCCGCGATCGAGCTGCACAACCACGGCATCCTCGAGAAGTACGACGTCGAGCTGATCGGTGCGAGCTTCGAGGCGATCAACAAGGGCGAAGACCGTCAGATCTTCAAGCAGCTGGTGCTGGATGCCGGCGCAGACGTGGCGCGCAGCATCATCGCGCACACCATGGACGATCTGCTCGAGGGCGCCGCCGAGCTCGGCTACCCGCTCGTCGTCCGTCCGTCGTTCACCATGGGCGGCCTCGGCTCCGGCTTCGCCTACGACGAGGAGGACCTCCGCCGCATCGGTGGCGCCGGGCTCCGGGACTCGCCGACCACCGAGGTGCTCCTGGAGGAGTCCATCCTCGGCTGGAAGGAATACGAGCTCGAGCTCATGCGGGACACCGCCGACAACACGGTGGTCGTCTGCTCGATCGAGAACGTCGACCCGGTCGGCGTGCACACGGGCGACTCGATCACGGTCGCCCCGGCACTGACGCTGACCGACCGCGAGTACCAGAAGCTCCGTGACATCGGCATCGACATCATCCGCGCCGTCGGCGTCGACACCGGCGGATGCAACATCCAGTTCGCCGTCGACCCCAGCAACGGCCGCATCATCGTGATCGAGATGAACCCGCGCGTCTCGCGTTCGAGCGCCCTTGCCTCGAAGGCGACCGGGTTCCCGATCGCCAAGCTCGCCGCCAAGCTCGCGCTCGGTTACCGCCTCGACGAGATCCCGAACGACATCACGGGTGTGACGCCTGCGAGCTTCGAGCCCACGCTCGACTACGTCGTCGTCAAGGTGCCGCGGTTCGCGTTCGAGAAGTTCCCGGCCGCTGACGCCACGCTCACCACGACCATGAAGTCCGTCGGCGAGGCCATGGCGATCGGACGCAACTACGCGACCGCCCTGCAGAAGGCGCTCCGCTCGCTCGAGAAGCGCGGCTCCAGCTTCCACTGGGGCACCGAGGAGCGCTCGGTCGAAGAGCTGCTCGAGACCTCGAAGGTGCCGACCGACGGACGAATCGTCACGCTGCAGCAGGCGCTCCGCAAGGGCGCGACCGTCGAGCAGGCCTTCGACGCCACGGCGATCGACCCGTGGTTCATCGACCAGATCGTGCTGATCAACGAGGTCGCCGAGATCGTGGCCGCAGCGCCGGAACTCGATGCAGCGACGCTCCGATACGCGAAGGAGCACGGCTTCTCCGACGCGCAGATCGCCGAGCTGCGTGGCGAGAAGGAGGCGGAGATCCGCGGCGTGCGCCACGGGCTCGGCATCCGCCCGGTGTTCAAGACCGTCGACACCTGCGCCGGCGAGTTCCCGGCTCTCACGCCCTACCACTACTCGAGCTACGACTTCGAGACGGAGGTCACGCCCTCGGATCGCACCAAGGTCGTCATCATCGGATCGGGTCCGAACCGCATCGGCCAGGGGGTCGAGTTCGACTACTCGTGCGTCCACGCGTCGTTCGCACTCTCGGATGCCGGCTTCGAGACCATCATGGTCAACTGCAACCCCGAGACGGTGTCCACCGACTACGACACGTCGGACCGGCTCTACTTCGAGCCGCTCACGCTCGAAGACGTGCTGGAGGTCCTCGATGCGGAAGCCGCCAGCGGCACCATCCTCGGCGTCGTCTGCCAGCTCGGCGGACAGACTCCGCTGGGGCTCGCGAAGGGCATCGAGGCGGCCGGCTACCAGGTGCTGGGCACCAGTCCTGAGGCGATCGACATCGCGGAAGAGCGCGAGCTGTTCTCGCAGCTCCTCGACGCCGCAGGCCTCATCGCCCCCCGCCACGGCACCGCTGTGGACGCGGATGGCGCGGTGGCCGTCGCCGAGGAGATCGGATACCCGGTGCTCGTGCGTCCGAGCTTCGTGCTCGGCGGACGCGGGATGGAGATCGTCTACAGCTCGGAGTCGCTGCGCGAGTACTTCGTGCGCACGGCGGGCGAGGTCATCATCGAGGAGGGCAAGCCCCTGCTCGTCGACCGGTTCCTCGATGACGCGATCGAGCTCGATGTCGACGCCCTCTACGACGGCACCGAGCTGTTCATCGGTGGCGTGATGGAGCACCTCGAAGAGGCCGGCATCCACTCCGGCGACTCGAGCTGCACCCTTCCTCCCGTCTCGCTCGGGCGCACCGATATCGATCGCGTCCGCGAGGCGACGCTGGCGATCGCGAAGGGCGTGGGCGTCCGCGGCCTGCTGAACGTGCAGTTCGCGATCAGCGCCGGCGTGCTCTACGTGATCGAGGCGAACCCGCGCGCGAGCCGCACGGTGCCCTTCGTCTCCAAGGCGCTGGGCATCCCGATGGCCAAGGCAGCGAGCCGCGTGATGGTGGGATCGACGATCGCGGAGCTGCGCGCCGAGGGCATGCTGCCCGAGCAGGACGGTTCTCGCGTGCCCCTCGACGCCCCCGTGTCGGTCAAGGAGGCCGTGCTGCCCTTCAAGCGGTTCCGCACCGCAGACGGCAAGACGGTCGACTCGATCCTCGGACCGGAGATGCGCTCGACCGGTGAGGTCATGGGCATCGACCGCGACTTCCCGACGGCGTTCGCGAAGAGCCAGGCTGCCGCGTACGGCGGGATGCCGACTTCCGGCACGGTGTTCATCTCGGTCGCCGACTCCGACAAGCGCGCGGTCATCCTTCCGGCGCACCGCCTGCAGCAGCTCGGTTTCACCATCGTGGCCACCGAGGGCACGGCCGAGATCCTGTCGCGCAACGGCATCGCCGTGACCGTCGTCGAGAAGTACAGCGAGACCCAGGAGTCGGGTGCCACGAACATCGTCGACCTGATCAACGAGGGTGCGATCGACATCGTCGTGAACACCCCATCGGGTGGAGCGGCCCGTGCCGACGGGTACGAGATCCGCGCAGCAGCGGTCGCGGCCGACAAGGCGCTGTTCACCACGATGGCCGTCCTCGGCGCTGCGGTGAGCGGCATGGATGCGGCCCACGAGGGCTTCCAGGTCAAGAGTCTGCAGGAGTACGCCCTCGACCGGAAGGCCGCTTTGTGA
- the rpoZ gene encoding DNA-directed RNA polymerase subunit omega, with protein sequence MAGHHTNGIIDPPIDNLLDRVDSKYELVIYAAKRARQINDYYSDLHEGNLFDNVGPLVDSSVEDKPLTIALHEINEDKLRLRHAE encoded by the coding sequence ATGGCCGGACACCACACCAACGGAATCATCGATCCCCCCATCGACAACCTGCTCGACCGTGTCGACTCGAAGTACGAGCTCGTGATCTACGCCGCCAAGCGCGCGCGCCAGATCAACGACTACTACTCCGACCTGCACGAGGGAAACCTCTTCGACAACGTCGGTCCGCTGGTCGACTCCTCTGTCGAGGACAAGCCGCTGACCATCGCTCTGCACGAGATCAACGAGGACAAGCTCCGTCTCCGTCACGCCGAGTGA
- the pyrF gene encoding orotidine-5'-phosphate decarboxylase, producing MSARFGERVRAAVSAHGPLCVGIDPHASLLQSWGLTDDARGVRDFGLRTVEAAAGRVGVVKPQVSFFERFGSAGIAALEDVLSAARAAGLIVIADAKRGDIGSTMDAYAEAWLTPGSPLEADALTVNPFLGVGALDGAFALAQQHDKGLFVLAATSNPEAEGLQRAVSETGRAVSADIIAVVSSRNAEQSNTGEWGSFGFVIGATVDWADAGIAAFAPTAPILAPGFGTQGATPADLHRRFGAMSGAVIASESRSILSAGPAGLAAAIDARVAEYREAGRG from the coding sequence GTGAGCGCACGCTTCGGTGAGCGGGTCCGTGCCGCCGTATCGGCGCACGGCCCGCTCTGCGTGGGCATCGACCCGCATGCGTCGCTCCTGCAGTCCTGGGGACTCACGGATGACGCTCGCGGGGTCCGTGACTTCGGGCTGCGGACGGTCGAGGCCGCCGCAGGCCGGGTCGGCGTCGTGAAGCCGCAGGTGTCGTTCTTCGAACGCTTCGGTTCCGCGGGGATCGCCGCGCTCGAAGACGTCCTGTCCGCGGCACGGGCCGCCGGTCTGATCGTGATCGCCGACGCGAAGCGCGGCGACATCGGATCCACGATGGATGCGTACGCCGAAGCCTGGCTCACGCCAGGGTCTCCACTCGAGGCCGATGCGCTCACGGTCAACCCGTTCCTCGGTGTGGGGGCGCTGGACGGCGCCTTCGCCCTCGCGCAACAGCACGACAAAGGGCTGTTCGTCCTCGCGGCGACCAGCAACCCCGAAGCAGAGGGCCTGCAGCGCGCGGTCTCGGAGACGGGGCGCGCGGTGTCGGCCGACATCATCGCCGTGGTCTCGTCCCGCAACGCGGAGCAGTCGAACACGGGGGAGTGGGGGAGCTTCGGCTTCGTCATCGGCGCCACGGTCGACTGGGCCGACGCCGGCATCGCCGCTTTCGCGCCGACGGCGCCCATCCTCGCGCCCGGGTTCGGGACGCAGGGTGCGACCCCCGCAGACCTCCACCGACGATTCGGCGCGATGAGCGGAGCGGTCATCGCCAGTGAGAGCCGCAGCATCCTCTCGGCAGGGCCCGCCGGCCTCGCCGCCGCCATCGACGCTCGCGTCGCAGAGTACAGGGAGGCCGGCCGTGGCTGA